A region of Pseudomonadota bacterium DNA encodes the following proteins:
- a CDS encoding cupin domain-containing protein — protein MSDFFFNFADAEAGTHRQLAPGIDTQLFVGEQAMFSVVSFAPGARGSVHEHAEEQWGVLLEGEGVRVQDGVEVPVGAGDFWRTPPGVAHGFIAGPQGAKVLDVFALPREAYRREGAGFS, from the coding sequence GTGAGCGACTTCTTCTTCAACTTCGCCGACGCCGAGGCGGGCACGCATCGCCAGCTCGCCCCCGGCATCGATACGCAGCTCTTCGTCGGCGAGCAGGCCATGTTCTCGGTGGTCAGCTTCGCCCCCGGCGCGCGAGGCTCGGTGCACGAACACGCCGAGGAGCAGTGGGGCGTGCTGCTGGAGGGGGAGGGCGTGCGCGTGCAGGACGGCGTCGAAGTGCCGGTCGGGGCGGGTGATTTCTGGCGCACGCCCCCTGGGGTGGCGCACGGCTTCATCGCAGGGCCGCAGGGGGCGAAGGTGCTCGATGTATTTGCGCTGCCCCGTGAGGCGTATCGTCGTGAGGGCGCCGGATTCAGCTAG
- a CDS encoding prolyl oligopeptidase family serine peptidase, whose translation MHSPTDQRPTSPSTARVLALLGLLATTSLAVAQSPEAIRFAQDAEFSDVALSPNGDVIAYTRRIEDKRVVGILSLAEGKPKYFDTTSDKLWGYRFYDDDHLVLFKSMTTSFSGYRGEYEFRAAISTNWRTAKTTQLLRTTRGLLYPQLNLSTIHSTGAKGSTVLMSAYAGANQDSAPYDLFRIDLDSNRSTRLAKGTHDTIDWFVDRSEEPYARERFSDRKNLHTIEARRGKRWETIFEEETEIRRVGVVALSPDRKALVIVDEDESGLSDAVYHLSLADGSRSKPLFGRDDAQIASVLQRDGVAYGVRYTGLRPSYAFYDEAMTQDIARLLVTYPDSSVRILDISDDANKVLVRIEGNDTPGMFTLFDRTTSSLKVVTYARPDMQADEIGKIATLTVTARDGLSIPVIATYPAGIAPGSAEATALPTIMLPHGGPTAHDQVGFDETAQFFAHKGYLVLQPNFRGSTGFGNAHLLAGYGRWGREMQDDVTDTLEHFVDTGVTDPDRVCIAGYSYGGYSALAGGAFTPELYRCIIAIAGVADLPRMLSAEARQYGRNHWVVAYWNEVIGDSKAEKEKLKEISPANYAERFQAPVRLIHGDDDTIVPLAQSQLMRRRLDKAGKSVEFVRLKGEDHWLRSSPTTRVQSFQAMGEFVDRYLKEGS comes from the coding sequence ATGCACTCCCCAACGGACCAACGCCCCACTTCCCCCAGCACGGCTCGCGTGCTCGCGCTCCTCGGCCTGCTCGCCACCACGAGCCTCGCCGTCGCCCAGTCCCCAGAAGCGATCCGCTTCGCCCAGGACGCGGAGTTCTCCGACGTCGCGCTCTCTCCCAACGGGGACGTTATCGCGTACACCCGCCGGATTGAGGACAAGCGCGTGGTGGGCATCCTGTCGCTGGCGGAGGGGAAACCTAAGTACTTCGACACCACCAGCGACAAGCTCTGGGGCTACCGCTTCTACGACGACGATCACCTGGTGCTCTTCAAGTCGATGACGACCAGCTTTTCCGGGTACCGGGGTGAGTACGAGTTCCGCGCAGCCATCTCGACCAACTGGCGCACGGCGAAGACCACCCAACTCCTGCGAACCACCCGAGGGCTGCTCTACCCCCAACTGAACCTCTCGACGATCCACAGCACGGGCGCGAAGGGCTCCACCGTGCTGATGTCCGCCTACGCGGGCGCCAACCAGGACAGCGCGCCCTACGATCTATTCCGCATCGACCTGGACTCGAACCGCTCGACGCGCCTGGCCAAGGGCACCCACGACACGATCGATTGGTTCGTGGACCGTTCGGAGGAACCCTACGCGCGCGAGCGCTTCTCCGACCGCAAAAACCTGCACACGATCGAAGCGCGCCGGGGCAAGCGCTGGGAGACCATCTTCGAGGAGGAGACGGAGATCCGGCGCGTCGGGGTCGTCGCCCTCAGCCCTGACCGCAAGGCGCTGGTCATCGTCGACGAGGACGAGTCCGGCCTGTCGGACGCCGTCTACCACCTGTCCCTCGCCGACGGCAGCCGATCAAAGCCGTTGTTCGGCCGCGACGATGCGCAAATCGCGAGCGTGCTCCAACGCGATGGCGTCGCCTACGGTGTTCGCTACACCGGCCTGCGCCCGAGCTACGCGTTCTACGACGAGGCCATGACCCAGGACATCGCCCGTCTCCTCGTCACCTACCCTGACAGCTCCGTGCGGATCCTCGACATCAGCGACGATGCGAACAAGGTGCTCGTACGCATCGAGGGCAACGACACGCCGGGCATGTTCACCCTCTTCGATCGCACCACATCGAGCCTGAAGGTCGTCACCTACGCGCGCCCCGATATGCAAGCGGATGAGATCGGCAAGATCGCCACCCTCACCGTGACCGCCCGCGATGGCCTCAGCATCCCCGTGATTGCGACGTACCCGGCAGGCATCGCCCCGGGCTCTGCGGAAGCGACCGCCCTGCCGACAATCATGCTGCCCCACGGCGGACCCACCGCCCACGATCAGGTGGGCTTCGATGAGACCGCGCAGTTCTTCGCCCACAAGGGCTATCTCGTGCTGCAGCCGAACTTCCGCGGTTCCACCGGCTTCGGCAACGCCCACCTGCTCGCGGGCTACGGCCGCTGGGGGCGGGAGATGCAGGACGATGTCACCGACACGCTCGAGCACTTCGTCGACACGGGCGTGACTGACCCCGATCGCGTGTGCATCGCTGGCTACAGCTACGGCGGCTATTCGGCGCTGGCCGGCGGCGCCTTCACGCCGGAACTGTACCGCTGCATCATCGCCATCGCGGGCGTCGCCGATCTGCCGCGCATGCTGAGCGCTGAAGCCCGCCAGTACGGGCGCAATCACTGGGTCGTTGCCTACTGGAACGAGGTCATCGGCGATAGCAAGGCGGAGAAGGAGAAGCTGAAGGAGATCTCGCCCGCCAACTACGCCGAGCGCTTCCAGGCACCGGTGCGCCTCATCCACGGCGATGACGACACGATCGTGCCCCTGGCCCAGAGCCAGCTCATGCGCCGGCGCCTGGATAAGGCCGGCAAATCGGTGGAGTTCGTCCGCCTGAAGGGCGAAGACCACTGGCTTCGCAGCTCACCGACGACGCGGGTGCAGTCCTTCCAGGCCATGGGGGAGTTCGTGGATCGCTACCTCAAAGAGGGCTCATGA